GCGAGCAACCGTACGCGAGGAGAGACCATCATGACCGTCACCTACACCTTCGACGTCTTCTCCAGCCTCGACGGCTTCGGTGCCGCCGGCGGTGACTGGACCGGCTACTGGGGCAAGCAGGGCCCCGAACTGCTCGATCGCCGGCTCGCGCTCTACAGCGAGGAGCAGCGGATGGTGTTCGGGGCCACCACGTACCGGGCGTTCGCACGGATGGTGGCCGAGAGCGCCGAGGGGTCCGACGTGCGCGACCCCTGGGTCACGCGGATGCGGAACCTGCCGACGACGGTGGTGTCGAGCACTCTGCGGGAGACGCTGGGCTGGCCGGACGCGACCGTGGTGAGTGGTGACGCGGTTGAGGTCGTCGCCCGGCTCAAGGAGGAGTCCAAGGTGCCGTTGCGGTCGCACGGGAGTCTGGCGATGAATCGGGCGTTGATGGCCGCCGGGCTGGTGGACCTGGTGCAGGTGACGCTGTTCCCCGTGATCACCGGCCGGAGCGGGCTGGACCCGGTCTTCCGCGGGGCGGCCGACTTCGACCTCGAGCTGGTCGAGAGCCGGACGCTGGACGGCGACATCCAGGAGCTCATCTACCGGCCCGCCCTGCACGTCTGAGCCGGCCGCACGTACGTCCTCTCTCGGGCTGTCCAGGTCGCGTCCGGTGCGGCGCGAAAACCTGTGGATCAGGTGGACGGCGGGTTCCTAGAGTGGGCTCTCACGCCTACGTGAGGACTTCGCGCGCATGACGCCGCCTGCTCTCTAGACCTGACATTTCTCTGCGCATCGATCGCCGACGACGCCGTCGGCGCTGTTTTCCGTGCTCTTCGTCAGGTCTTCCGAGAGATCATGTCTTCACATCCTCATATCGTGCTGCCCTGGGTGGTGCGGCGTGTCCGCCTGCCTCTGCTCGCCCTCCGGTGCGTGGGCTGCTCCTCCGGCCGTGCCACCGCCGGCGGCGGCAGGTTCCGCGTCAACGCCAATGGCAAGCTGCTCGACGTCTGGCTCCTGGTCAACTGCGTGTTGTGCGACCGGACCAGCAAGCTCACCGTCCATGACCGTGTCCCGGTCCGTTCCATGCCCGCCGGCTTGCTGGCCGGTTATTCGGCCGACTCGCCGTCGCTCGTCGCGGACACCCTGCTCGATCCGTTGTTCGCGCGGCGCAACCGGTTCGCGCTCGATTGGGACGGGTGCTGGGAGCTGCACGCGCCTCCCGTTCCCGAGGGGCCGTGGCCGCTCAGGGTCGCCGTCACCTTCGACGATCCTGTGCCGGTACGTCCTGAACAGCTCATCGCCCACGGGTTGGGCATGAGCCGCAGGGAGATCGCTCAGCGGGTCAAGATCGATGTCCCGCTGAACCGTAGGACGAAACTGGACTTCTCGTTCGTCCTGGTGTGGTCGCGGTGACGCCATCCGCTGACATCACCGCGGCCTTCTGAGCCAAGGCTCCTGGCCGGCCCCGATCGCCGGCCAGGAGCCCCGCGGCTCCTCATCCCGCTCGACGTGCGGAAAGCCGCGGAGCCATCGGGGGACAGGCCGCAGGCAGCCGGCACACCGGTCACGAGCGGCATCGGTGTCCCGGTGTTCGAGCACTCGTGTCTCGGTGGCCTCGCGCAGCCGCGCTCTTGAGCTGTCGATCGTGTGCCGCCGCTGCGGACGTGCTGCCTGCGCGCGCCGCTGGACGGCCGGGGCATGGCGCACCCGCTTCCTCGGCTGCGCGACGAACCGCTCCTTCTGAACGGCCGGCGAAGGCTCCGGTGCCGTCGCCATCGGAGTCCGTGTCGAGGCGGCCGAGGACGGAGCGGCAGGCCGCGCAGCCGCGTCAACGGGACGGCCTGGTGGCACGACACGGCCGGCGGAGTAGCCGAGGCCTGCACTCGTCCCCAGGGCCACGGCCAGCGCCAGCGCGATGCCGAGCGGCCGGCGGGCTCGCCTCGGGGCGGACGGTGTACTGCGGATGAACGCGGACGGTGGACAATCACACATCTTCGCCCCCGAGTATCCAGCTCCTGCATGAAGCGGCCACGGTGTGCTGTTGCTGCGTCTCTTACCGGGAAAACCTCAGGTCAACCCTTGTTTGGGCAGCTCCATACCGAAGCACGACCGGCCAAGGGCGTCAGGTGCCGTAAGGGTCCTGGGCCGAGAGGATGCGGTTGCTCATGGCCTTGAGGGCGTCCAGGGCCGCCAGGTACGTCATGGGTCCGAACGAGACCCGGGCCACGCCGAGGGCGGCCAGCCTGCTGAGGTTCATGCCGGGCAGGCAGGTGACGTTCACCGGCCCGGGGATGGCCTGGACCAGCTCCCCGATCACGTCCTCCGAGGGGGCCAGCATGGGGAAGACGCAGTCGGCGCCCGCCTCCAGGTAGCGCCGGGCGCGTTCGGCGACCTCCTCCACCGACGGGGAGCCGACCAGGAACAGGTCGACCCGGGCGTTGATCACCAGGTCCCGGCTCGCCGCGCGGAGCGCCGCGATGCGGGCGGCCTGGGTGTCCACGTCGAGCAGGCTGCCCGCGCGGTGATCGAGCTCCTCGATGTTGAAGCCGGCCGCGCCGATGGCGGTGAGCCGCTCCACCAGCTCCGCGGGTGGCAGGCCGTAGCCGGCCTCCGCGTCCACGGTCACCGGTACGTCCACCGCACGGATGATCTTGGCCGCGATGTCCAGCATCTCATCGACGGGCGCGCCCTCGTGGTCGTCGTAGCCCAGCATGGCGGCGATGGACGCGCTGGCCGTCGCCAGGGCGGGGTAGCCCGCCTCGGCCACGATGGTGGCGGAGCCCACGTCCCACACGTTCGGCAGGATCAGGGGGTCGCCGGGCTGGTGCAGGGCGCGGAGCAGGTCGGTACGGGTGCTCGTCATCGGTGGCTCCTCGTCGGTCGTGTCACACGAACATGACGGGAGGGCGCTCCGCTCTGTGACAGGGCCGGGACGTGAGCGCCGCCACAGTGGCCGCGGCTAGTGACTGTCGCTCCAGCGGTACCACGGGCCTTGAAGGTGCTCGAAGGACGAGGCCACCGACGGGTTGGAGTCATCGACCGGCTCGCGTTCGGGGCTCCAGACGTAACCGTACGGATCCACGCTCGGCCCGTTCTCGCCCACCTGGAAGTAGACGCGGTCGTTCTCCCGGTACACGGCCTGGAACTCGGCCTCCCCGATCTCGCGCGGCCGGTCCAGCGAGCCGTCCTCCGGCCCCATGGCCTGGGCGACCCGCTCCATCTCGGGTAAGGAACGCAGGACGCGTTCGTGCCGGCCGTACCCGCAGGAGGTCAGCGATGCCAGGACGACGCAGGCTGCCAGCAGCACTCTCACGTTGAGATCATCCCTGATCGCTCGCACGTGCGGGTGCTTTCGGCTGGGCTTATGACCAGCATCCCGACAAGGCGGTCTATCTGGAGGTGTAGCGCGACAACCTCGCCGCGATCGCCTTCTACCGGCGTCTCGGCGGTCAACCCACGAGGGAGTTCGTGGAACGCTTCCTTGCGGGGGTTCGCACCGCCTGTCGCCGAGTTCACCTGGAGTCCTGACGTCGTCCGGGCCTTGCCGGCGACCGGTCCCATCTCCTGAGCAGGCCCGGCCGCCGCAGCCGAGGTACATACCTCCGGCATACCGCCGCCTCCGACAATGGTGACCCTCACCAACGGGGAGGACAACCATGAAGATCCTGCGTAACGCGGCCTTCGTCGCGGCCCTGGGCCTGGCCGCGTCCATGACGGTGGCGCCCGCCATGGCGTCGGCCGACCAGTACCTCATCGCCCGGTGCGCGAACGGCGGCTACGGCATCGAGGTCAAGGTCCGCTACCTGACGACCGGCACCCAGCACGTGTTCAACCAGGTCTCCTGGCGCATCACCGGCAGCGTCGGCGGCCAGAACACGATTCGCTTCGGCTTCGTGCAGGATGCGAATCCGGATCAGGTGTTCAAGGTCATCAACTACACGGGTGGCAGGACGGGCACCCGGAACATCTCGGTGAGCAGGCCGAAGGCGCACCAGGTGTTCGTGAAGCTGGGCGCCCGGTTCGACACGAGTGCCTCCTCCGATCCGGGCTGCACGTCCCAGACCCGTGGCATCTAGGGTGCCGCCCGCGTAAGCGGCTGTCGGTGCCGTAGGGAATCATGCGGACCAGACCCCCTACGACGCGGAGGAACTCCGTTGGCCCGCCTGCTCCGCCACCTCGACGACGAGCTCTACGTGCAGGGCGGGCTCTGCATCGAGGGCGCCGTCGGCTATCCGGACCTCCGCGACGAGGAGTCGGAGGACGACTACTACCCCGCCGCCATCCGCCTGGAGGCCTGGGACAGCGAGCCGCCCGCCCCGGGCCCGGAGTGGAGGGCGGTCGGCCGGCCGTCCTGCACGGCCGAGACCGGCGTGATCCGCATGGGCGTGACGGACGACTCGGGCCGCGACTTCCTGATCGGCCCGCCCTTCTTCGAGTACGGGGTCATCGCGTACGTCGGCGAGCCGGACGCCGGCCGGTGGCTGATCCGGTTCTGGCCGATCCGTGATGTGTTCGACCCGCTCGTGCACCTGAAGCCGAGAGCGCCGCTGCCGGAGCCGCGCCGGGTGCCGGTGCCCGTCACGACGGCCGGGCAGTGGGCGGCCATGCGGCGCGGGGCGACGACTCCCTTGGGGTGGGAGGCCGTGCTGCCGGGGTTCTTCTCCGACGGCACGGATCCGATCGCCGGCGCGCTGAACCCCGATCACGCGTCCACCTTCCGCATCCCCGACGACGAGGTCGATCTGCGGGGCAGGAGCGCGGGCGGCACCTACCGGATGTGGCGCTGGGAGTGGGAGACCGCCGACGGCCGCCCGCATGACGGCAACCTGCTGACCGGCAGGGTCGTGCACCTGCGCGACCACCACGGCCACCGACTCCTCGCCTCGGGCATCGTGACGATGCTCGGCGTGGAAGGGCGGCACTACCTCGTCCGCGACGCCGAGCCGCACGAGGCCGCGCGGGTGCTCTGCGCTGAGGAGACCTGGCCCGGCTGACCGCATCCGGAGATCATGGGGGCATGGCGCTTCTCCGGTTATGGGCGATCAGCCTGCTCGGTGGTGCCGCGCTGGTGCCGTTCCTGTGGCTGCAACGCGGTGCCGATTTCGAGCACGCCAGGCTCGCGGCACTGATGGCGCTGGTCCTGGGCCAGGTACTGACGGTCCCGCTCGGGCTGGTGGTGGGGCTCGGGCTGGCCGTCGCGGGGCGGTGGGCGCGTACTCCGGGCCATGTCCTGGGCGCGGTCACGACCGTGTTCGGGGTGGTCGTCATCGCGCTGGCCCGATCCACGGACCGCTGGATCGAGGGGCGTCCCTCCGGCATCGGGGATCCGGACGGCGAGTACGCCATGGTGATGTTCGCCCTGCTGTCCGGAGTGGTAACGGTCCTGGTCGGACTCGCCATCGTCGCGATCCGATGGGCCCGTTACGACGAGGCAACCGTTCCGGCGCGCCGGCCCCGCAGCCGCGGCAGGGCGAGGAAACCGGCGTTCCACCCGGAACCTTGCCAAGACCAACAAACCCCATCAGGATGAAAAGCCGATGAGATCGGCCAGCGGGCGCCCCCGCGCCTTCCCCTTCTACATCGTCTGCGACGTTTCGCACTCGATGCACACCGCCCGCGACGACGGACGGCCCACCCCCTTCGAGATCCTGTCCAACTGCGTGGGTGAGCTGCTGTTCGAGCTGGAGGCGGGCGATCCGGGCGTCAGCGAGGCCGCGCACGTCGCCGTCGTGTCCTTCTCCGACAAGGTCGAGCTGGTGCTCCCGCTGACCAGGCCGTGCGACGCGATCAGGGTCCCGGCGTTACGGCCGGGCAGGCAGACGGACTACCTGGGGGTCTTCAGCGAACTGGTGAAGATCCTGCAGAAGGATCATCGGAAGCTGTCCAGGCAGTTCGACGTGCGGGCGCCGGTGGTCTTCTTCATCACGGACGGCGAGCCGTACGTCGGCAAGGCCCATCAGGACGTCGAGGTCTGGGGGCCCGCGCGCGACCGGCTGGCGGGCCTGCAGCCCGCGCCGTACATCGTGGCGCTCGGGTTCGGGACGGTGCGGGAGGAGACGCTGCGGCGGGTCGCCTCCACGCTCAGGGGCGAGGTGCTGGCGTTCGCGGGCGAGGTCGCGACGGGGGCGGCCACCGTGCTGCACGGCATCGCGCAGGCGGTCTCCGACAGCATCAGCGCCTCGGTCAACAGGAACACGGCCGTGCTGCGCGGGCCTGACGGCATGCGGCAGTTGAGATGATCACGGCGGGGCTGGCGGGGCTGCTCCTGGCCATCGGCATGGGGCCGGTGGAGGTGCGGTCCGATGAGGCGCCGAAGCCGACGGTGACGGTAGGGGTACAGGTGCGGGCCGGTCCGGCGCCGGCGCAGGAGCCGACGGTAGCGGTGCAGGTGCGGGCCGGTCCGGCGCCGGAGCCGACCGTGACCGTGACTGTGACGCCCGGTGCGCGGCAGGGCGGCGGGTCAGGGGTGGGCTGGCCGTGGTGGGTCCTGTCCGGTATCGCCGGTGGCGGCGCCGTCCTGCTCGGGCAGTACGTCCTCGGCCGCAGGACCCGCACCGCGCCCGCCGACAGGACGCCCCCGCTGGGCCCGCCGCCCCAACCGCTGCCCGTCCTGCTCGCGGGCGGCGCCGACTCGCGCGCGCCCGGCGTGGCGCTCGACGGCGGCATGCTCGCGCAGACCACGGTACGCGCGGTGAGCCTGCGCGGCCGGCGCCACTGTTATCGCGGCGAGCCCTTGCAGGACGCCTACGCGGTACGGCTGAGCGCGGACGGACGCTGGGTGATCGCGGCCGTGGCCGACGGGCTGGGCAGCACGTTGCACGCCGAGCACGCCGCCGCCGTGGCCGTGCGCGCCGCCACGAACCTCTCCCTGACCCCCGGCCTCGGGTGGCACGCGGCCTTCGCCTCCATCGCGGGTGAGGTCATGCGCGCCACCGCCGGGCTCGGCGGCCGGCGCACCGGCAGGCACGGCACCGGCGCCGCGGACCCGCCGGCCACGACGCTGACGATCGGGGTCGTCCCGGCGGACGGCAGGCGCGGGGTCGCCGCCTGTGCCGCCATCGGCGACTCGCCCGCGTTGCGGCTGCATGACGGGAGGTGGACCGAGATCTTCCCGCCTGTGGGGCAGCGGCCGGGAAACGTCACGTCCGCCCTGCCCGATGATCTCGGTGAGCTGCGTGAGCGGCAGATCGATTGGGGGCCGGGTGATGTGCTCGTCCTGTGCAGCGACGGGTTCGGGACGGCCATGGGCGGCGGCGCCAGCGTGCTCGCCCAGCGGCTCGTCAGCTCGTGGCGCACCCCGCCCGAGCTGCGCAGCTTCCTGCGCGACGTGCACTTCCAGCTGTCGACCTACGACGACGACCGGACCGTGCTGGCGTTGTGGGCGGGCCGCCACGACACGGCCGTCCTGTGACAGGCGTGCGACGGCGCCATGAACCCCCCAGCCGTGGTCGAGGAAGCGGATCTGACGTTCGCCGAGGACGCCGACGGCTACCAGCTGCGCCCCGGCGGCCAGGCCCGCAGCTTGACGCCGTGCCAGGTCGGCGGCGTGCCGGGCCGGTTCCTGTTCAAGCGGTACGACGAGGAGACGCTGGCGGGGCTGGACGAGGAGGCGCTGCTCGCCCTGGTGCACTGGCGGCGCGAGCTCTCCCGGCAGGACCGCGCGGCGCTCGACCGGCGCTGCGCGTGGCCGGTGGCGGCGGTCCGGCGGGACCGGGTGATCGGCATCCTGATCAGGCCCGCCCCTGACCGGATGTTCGTCGAGCTGCGCGACCGGCGGGTGCCCCGGCACCTGGACGAGCTGACCCGGTCACCCGAGCGGGTGAGCGCGCTGCGCGAGCACTACGGCACCCGCTACTACGAGCCGCCCTACAAGCTGGCCGTGCTCGGGCAGCTGCTCTCGACCGTGCAGTGGCTGCACGAGCAGGGCTACGTGGTGGGCGACCTGCAACTGCGCAACGCCGTCTTCACCGTCGACCCGGCGCCCGAGGTGTACCTGCTGGACTGCGACTCCTGCCTGCCGGCCGGCAGGCGCGGCGCCCTGCCGGAGGCCGACCCCGAGCAGTGGAAGCTGCCCAGGCAGGGGGCGTTCACCCCGGAGTCGGACTACTACAAGTTCGCCTGGGCCGTCGTCCGGTGCCTTCAGGAGAGCGCGGAGACCTGGTCGCTCGACGAGACCGCGCTGGCCAGGGTGTTGCCGGCGCGGCATCGCCGCCTGATCGGCCAGTGCGTGGACGGCGCGCCCGAGTCGGTGGACACCGAGCGCTGGCGGGCGGCCGGCGAGTCGTGGCGCTGGCTCGTCACGCCCGGCCGCATCTACGTCGAGACCGACTCCAACCTGCGCGAGGCGTGGCGGCGCGGGAGGTCCGCGGTCGGGGACGGCTCGCGGGCCCGGCACGGGGGGATCGTGGTGCTGATCGTCGTCCTGGTGGCGGTCGCCGTCGTCGCCCTGGTCACGTGGGGAGTCTGAATGAACACCGGCGAGCCGCGGCGCATCGGGCCCTACGAGGTGCTCGGCCGCCTGGGGGTCGGCGGTCAGGGCACGGTCTACCTCGCCCAGGGGGAGGCGGGGCGGGTCGCGATCAAGGTGATCCACGCGCAGGGGGCGGCCGATCCGAGGGCGCGCAGGCGCTTCGCGGACGAGGTGGCGATCGCGTCGCGGGTGCCCAGGGCGTACACGGCGATGATCATCGATGCGGCCATCGACCGCGACCAGCCGTACATCGTCAGCGAGTACGTGGAAGGCCCGTCCCTGCAGGAGCTCGTCGAGAGGCACGGGCCGCTGCCGGGGGCCGCGCTCGAACGCCTGGCCACCTACACGGCCACGGCGCTGGCGGCGATCCACGGCGCCGGGGTCGTGCACCGCGATCTCAAGCCCGCCAACGTCATCATCGGCCCCGACGGGCCGCGCGTGGTGGACTTCGGCATCGCCCGGGCCCTGGAGGCGACCACCGCGCTGACCACGCCCGTGGGCACCCCCGCCTATCTCGCGCCGGAGCAGGTGGAGGGGGCGGACGCCGACGTGGGGCCGCCCGTGGACGTGCACGCGTGGGCGGCCACCGTGTACTTCGCCGCCACCGGCAGGGCGCTGTTCGCGGGCAGCAACGTGGCCTTCATCATCAACCGCGTGCTGAACGAGGTCCCCGACGTGCGCGTGATGCCCGAGCCGCTGCGCACGCTCGTCGCCGACTGCCTGCGCAAGGACCCGGCGCGCCGGCCCACCGCGATGGAGCTGCTCGGCCGCCTCGTGGGGTACCGGTCGGGCAACGCGCAGGCGACGTTACCGCGTACCGTGATCCTGCCGGCCACGCTCGGCACGCTGAAGGAGACCACCACGCTGGGCAGCGGCCCCGCGGCCGACATCGTGATCGCGGGAGCGGGCATCGCCCCGGCGCACGCCACCGTCCGCAAGGTGAGCGCCGGCTACCGGCTGCACGACCACAGCGGCGGCCTGGGGACGTTCATCGACGGCCGGCCCGTGCTCTACGCGACCCTGCGGCCCGGCGACCGGTTCAGGATCGGTACGGCGGTGCTCCGCCTGACCGAGGCGGGGGAGCTGGAGCGGGTACGGCTCGGCGCGTTGTACGCCGCGCGCTGGTGGCTGCTGCTCCTGCTGGCCGCGGTGCTGGCGGTGGCGGTGATCGTCGCCGTCACGGGATAGTCACGGGCGTGGGCACGGTGACGTTCACCCGCTCCCCGGTCCTGGAGTCGAGGGTGAAGGCGCCGCTGGCGCCGCGGATGGCGTTCGTGCCGGTGAACAGGTAGAGCTGGCCGCGCACGGCCGCCGCCGAGGGCAGGCTGAGCTGGGACGGGTCCACGCCGATGGCGGCCTTCTGCACCGCGGTGGCGGCGGCGGTGACCGCGTCGTAGGCCAGGATCGCCAGCCCGCTGCCCAGATGCTCCGCCGGGAACGTCACCCCGTGGTGCGGGGCCACGAACTCGTCACGGAAGTCGCGGTAGAGCTGGCGGTGCGGGTTGTCCTCG
The nucleotide sequence above comes from Nonomuraea gerenzanensis. Encoded proteins:
- a CDS encoding dihydrofolate reductase family protein, coding for MTVTYTFDVFSSLDGFGAAGGDWTGYWGKQGPELLDRRLALYSEEQRMVFGATTYRAFARMVAESAEGSDVRDPWVTRMRNLPTTVVSSTLRETLGWPDATVVSGDAVEVVARLKEESKVPLRSHGSLAMNRALMAAGLVDLVQVTLFPVITGRSGLDPVFRGAADFDLELVESRTLDGDIQELIYRPALHV
- a CDS encoding DUF1062 domain-containing protein, yielding MLPWVVRRVRLPLLALRCVGCSSGRATAGGGRFRVNANGKLLDVWLLVNCVLCDRTSKLTVHDRVPVRSMPAGLLAGYSADSPSLVADTLLDPLFARRNRFALDWDGCWELHAPPVPEGPWPLRVAVTFDDPVPVRPEQLIAHGLGMSRREIAQRVKIDVPLNRRTKLDFSFVLVWSR
- a CDS encoding isocitrate lyase/PEP mutase family protein, whose protein sequence is MTSTRTDLLRALHQPGDPLILPNVWDVGSATIVAEAGYPALATASASIAAMLGYDDHEGAPVDEMLDIAAKIIRAVDVPVTVDAEAGYGLPPAELVERLTAIGAAGFNIEELDHRAGSLLDVDTQAARIAALRAASRDLVINARVDLFLVGSPSVEEVAERARRYLEAGADCVFPMLAPSEDVIGELVQAIPGPVNVTCLPGMNLSRLAALGVARVSFGPMTYLAALDALKAMSNRILSAQDPYGT
- a CDS encoding vWA domain-containing protein, encoding MRSASGRPRAFPFYIVCDVSHSMHTARDDGRPTPFEILSNCVGELLFELEAGDPGVSEAAHVAVVSFSDKVELVLPLTRPCDAIRVPALRPGRQTDYLGVFSELVKILQKDHRKLSRQFDVRAPVVFFITDGEPYVGKAHQDVEVWGPARDRLAGLQPAPYIVALGFGTVREETLRRVASTLRGEVLAFAGEVATGAATVLHGIAQAVSDSISASVNRNTAVLRGPDGMRQLR
- a CDS encoding protein phosphatase 2C domain-containing protein, producing the protein MITAGLAGLLLAIGMGPVEVRSDEAPKPTVTVGVQVRAGPAPAQEPTVAVQVRAGPAPEPTVTVTVTPGARQGGGSGVGWPWWVLSGIAGGGAVLLGQYVLGRRTRTAPADRTPPLGPPPQPLPVLLAGGADSRAPGVALDGGMLAQTTVRAVSLRGRRHCYRGEPLQDAYAVRLSADGRWVIAAVADGLGSTLHAEHAAAVAVRAATNLSLTPGLGWHAAFASIAGEVMRATAGLGGRRTGRHGTGAADPPATTLTIGVVPADGRRGVAACAAIGDSPALRLHDGRWTEIFPPVGQRPGNVTSALPDDLGELRERQIDWGPGDVLVLCSDGFGTAMGGGASVLAQRLVSSWRTPPELRSFLRDVHFQLSTYDDDRTVLALWAGRHDTAVL
- a CDS encoding protein kinase family protein, with amino-acid sequence MNPPAVVEEADLTFAEDADGYQLRPGGQARSLTPCQVGGVPGRFLFKRYDEETLAGLDEEALLALVHWRRELSRQDRAALDRRCAWPVAAVRRDRVIGILIRPAPDRMFVELRDRRVPRHLDELTRSPERVSALREHYGTRYYEPPYKLAVLGQLLSTVQWLHEQGYVVGDLQLRNAVFTVDPAPEVYLLDCDSCLPAGRRGALPEADPEQWKLPRQGAFTPESDYYKFAWAVVRCLQESAETWSLDETALARVLPARHRRLIGQCVDGAPESVDTERWRAAGESWRWLVTPGRIYVETDSNLREAWRRGRSAVGDGSRARHGGIVVLIVVLVAVAVVALVTWGV
- a CDS encoding FHA domain-containing serine/threonine-protein kinase, which produces MNTGEPRRIGPYEVLGRLGVGGQGTVYLAQGEAGRVAIKVIHAQGAADPRARRRFADEVAIASRVPRAYTAMIIDAAIDRDQPYIVSEYVEGPSLQELVERHGPLPGAALERLATYTATALAAIHGAGVVHRDLKPANVIIGPDGPRVVDFGIARALEATTALTTPVGTPAYLAPEQVEGADADVGPPVDVHAWAATVYFAATGRALFAGSNVAFIINRVLNEVPDVRVMPEPLRTLVADCLRKDPARRPTAMELLGRLVGYRSGNAQATLPRTVILPATLGTLKETTTLGSGPAADIVIAGAGIAPAHATVRKVSAGYRLHDHSGGLGTFIDGRPVLYATLRPGDRFRIGTAVLRLTEAGELERVRLGALYAARWWLLLLLAAVLAVAVIVAVTG